A window from Aquabacterium sp. NJ1 encodes these proteins:
- a CDS encoding PEP-CTERM sorting domain-containing protein (PEP-CTERM proteins occur, often in large numbers, in the proteomes of bacteria that also encode an exosortase, a predicted intramembrane cysteine proteinase. The presence of a PEP-CTERM domain at a protein's C-terminus predicts cleavage within the sorting domain, followed by covalent anchoring to some some component of the (usually Gram-negative) cell surface. Many PEP-CTERM proteins exhibit an unusual sequence composition that includes large numbers of potential glycosylation sites. Expression of one such protein has been shown restore the ability of a bacterium to form floc, a type of biofilm.), which translates to MQHLSRFALPVITLGVGLLAQTAAQAVALTEPVSPAPFADTALGGTTSAARPELAGTVLEDVITPFSFSGVSGTVQNRVVRETGTGTLDFYWKVNVDPSTSGVGVSAFRLADFGYSHLKDADYRTDGLGTTGPDTARLFNPASYPTGDLNFLFANGVNPGSESRLFFLHTNALSYDRIATYDMLTTGAQNLSGTFTTFAPAVPEPASFALTGAGLLMMGALLRRRRPN; encoded by the coding sequence ATGCAACACCTTTCGCGCTTCGCCCTGCCTGTCATCACCTTGGGCGTGGGCCTGCTCGCACAGACCGCCGCGCAGGCGGTTGCCCTGACCGAGCCCGTCTCGCCCGCGCCCTTTGCCGACACGGCCTTGGGCGGCACCACTTCGGCCGCCCGCCCCGAGCTGGCTGGCACCGTGCTGGAAGACGTCATCACCCCCTTCAGCTTCAGCGGCGTGAGCGGCACCGTGCAGAACCGCGTGGTGCGCGAAACCGGCACCGGCACGCTGGACTTTTACTGGAAGGTCAATGTCGACCCGTCTACCTCCGGCGTAGGCGTGAGCGCCTTCCGCCTGGCCGATTTCGGCTACAGCCACCTCAAGGATGCCGACTACCGCACCGATGGCCTGGGCACGACGGGGCCTGACACCGCCCGCCTGTTCAACCCGGCCAGCTACCCCACGGGGGATCTCAACTTCCTGTTCGCCAACGGCGTCAACCCGGGCAGCGAGTCGCGTTTGTTCTTCCTGCATACCAACGCGCTCAGCTATGACCGCATCGCCACGTACGACATGCTGACCACGGGTGCGCAGAACCTGTCCGGCACTTTCACCACCTTTGCACCGGCCGTGCCCGAGCCCGCCAGTTTTGCCTTGACTGGTGCGGGCTTGCTGATGATGGGCGCGCTGCTGCGCCGCCGCCGCCCGAACTGA